The following are encoded in a window of bacterium SCSIO 12643 genomic DNA:
- a CDS encoding ABC transporter permease: MFKILKYSFYDLMRSRWSYVYFAFYLALGFVLLFLNNDVSKAVITLMNIIIVLTPLIGTIFGVMYFYNSKEFTELLLAQPIKRSKIFMGQFVGVALSLALSLSLGLGIPFLLYGIFQSNAIFDFGLLLVVGCFLNFIFVALAFNIALSNENKIKGFGYAILMWLFLAVIYDGMFLISLVVFDDYPLDKFSLIATMFNPIDLSRILILLKLDISALLGYTGAVFKQFFGTGLGLFVSLGVLSLWVIFPIWRINVKLKKKDF; the protein is encoded by the coding sequence ATGTTTAAGATATTAAAATATAGTTTTTACGACCTGATGCGTAGTAGATGGAGCTATGTGTATTTCGCTTTTTATCTGGCATTGGGATTTGTTTTATTGTTTTTGAATAACGATGTTTCAAAAGCCGTGATTACTTTGATGAATATTATCATCGTACTTACGCCTTTAATTGGAACTATTTTTGGCGTGATGTATTTCTATAACTCGAAGGAGTTTACGGAGTTGTTATTGGCCCAGCCCATTAAACGAAGTAAAATCTTTATGGGGCAGTTTGTTGGAGTAGCATTATCACTCGCTTTGAGCTTGTCTCTTGGATTAGGGATTCCATTTTTATTGTACGGAATATTTCAATCCAATGCCATATTTGACTTTGGACTTCTATTGGTTGTTGGGTGTTTTTTAAACTTCATTTTCGTGGCTTTAGCTTTTAATATTGCTTTGTCAAATGAGAATAAGATTAAAGGTTTCGGATATGCTATTCTGATGTGGTTGTTTTTAGCGGTCATTTATGATGGGATGTTTTTGATCTCTCTAGTGGTATTTGATGACTATCCTTTGGATAAATTCTCGCTTATTGCTACAATGTTTAATCCAATAGATTTATCTCGAATTTTGATTTTGTTGAAGTTGGATATATCTGCATTACTAGGGTATACAGGAGCGGTATTTAAACAATTCTTTGGGACAGGATTAGGTTTATTTGTCTCATTAGGAGTATTGTCTTTATGGGTAATATTTCCAATTTGGAGAATCAATGTGAAATTAAAGAAAAAGGATTTTTAG
- the nosZ gene encoding Sec-dependent nitrous-oxide reductase, with amino-acid sequence MLKKALYGLAIASVAFSSCGGPSADGGKKATTGALGSSVAEKAYVAPGEYDEFYAFISGGFSGQLAVYGLPSGRLFRVIPVFSQDPEKGYGYNEETKPLLNTSHGMVPWGDAHHPDISQTGGKVDGRWVFINENNTPRIARISLKTFETEEIIEIPNSAGNHSSSFVTENSEYVVAGTRFSVPIPQRDIPISEYKGNFQGSLSFLSIDKEDGDMDLAFQIRMPGFDYDLSHPGRGKSHGWFFFTTYNTEEAHSLLEVNASQNDKDFIAAVNWKYAEQLIAEGKFTEEAVKYAENEWDESTHMATSTIKKSVKVLDASKLPGLVYFLPTPKSPHGCDVSPDGEYIIGSGKLAAELTAHSFTKIEKAIAEKNFDGEAYGIPILNYEAINAGAVKNPGLGPLHTEFDGKGNAYTTFFISSEVVKWKLGTWEVIDRHPVYYSVGHLMIPGGNSREPFGKYLVAMNKITKDRYLSTGPEVCQSAQLFNIEGDKMELLLDFPTVGEPHYAAGCPADLVHPNTTKIFKLEENNHPYVTKSEKEARVVRDGNDVHIYMTMIRSHFAPDNIEGVRVGDRVFFHITNLEQDYDVPHGFSMIGANTSELLIMPGRTETSMWYPKEVGVWPFYCTDFCSALHQEMQGYVRVSPKGSNTPLTYTLDDDPLDM; translated from the coding sequence ATGTTAAAAAAAGCACTGTATGGATTGGCAATAGCCAGTGTCGCCTTCTCTAGTTGTGGCGGACCTTCAGCAGATGGAGGTAAAAAAGCAACTACAGGAGCTCTAGGTAGCTCGGTGGCCGAAAAAGCTTATGTAGCACCAGGTGAGTATGATGAATTTTATGCTTTCATCTCAGGTGGATTTAGTGGTCAGTTGGCCGTTTATGGATTACCATCTGGACGTTTGTTCAGAGTGATTCCGGTATTCTCTCAAGATCCGGAAAAAGGTTATGGTTATAACGAAGAAACCAAGCCATTATTGAATACTTCTCATGGTATGGTTCCTTGGGGAGACGCGCACCATCCGGATATCTCACAAACAGGAGGTAAAGTAGATGGTAGATGGGTGTTTATTAATGAAAACAACACTCCGCGTATTGCACGTATTAGTTTGAAAACTTTTGAAACTGAAGAAATTATTGAAATTCCAAATTCAGCAGGTAATCACAGTTCTTCATTTGTTACTGAAAACTCTGAATATGTGGTAGCAGGTACACGTTTTTCTGTGCCAATTCCACAAAGAGATATTCCAATTTCAGAATATAAAGGGAATTTCCAGGGGTCTTTATCATTCTTAAGTATTGATAAAGAAGATGGAGATATGGATTTGGCTTTCCAAATTAGAATGCCAGGTTTTGATTATGATCTTTCTCACCCAGGTCGTGGAAAATCTCATGGATGGTTTTTCTTTACTACATATAATACTGAGGAAGCGCACTCTCTTTTAGAAGTGAATGCATCTCAAAACGATAAAGATTTTATCGCGGCTGTAAACTGGAAATATGCTGAGCAATTAATTGCTGAAGGTAAATTCACTGAAGAAGCTGTAAAATATGCAGAGAATGAGTGGGATGAAAGCACTCATATGGCTACTAGTACTATTAAGAAATCAGTAAAAGTATTAGACGCTTCAAAATTACCAGGATTGGTATATTTCTTACCTACACCAAAATCACCGCATGGTTGTGATGTTTCTCCGGATGGTGAATACATTATTGGTTCAGGTAAATTAGCAGCAGAATTAACTGCACACTCTTTCACCAAAATTGAAAAAGCAATTGCTGAAAAGAATTTTGACGGGGAAGCTTACGGTATTCCAATCTTAAACTATGAAGCTATTAACGCTGGAGCTGTGAAGAATCCAGGTTTAGGTCCATTACATACTGAATTTGATGGTAAAGGAAATGCATATACTACTTTCTTTATCTCATCTGAAGTTGTAAAATGGAAATTAGGAACCTGGGAAGTGATTGACCGTCACCCGGTATATTATTCAGTAGGTCACTTGATGATTCCTGGTGGTAACTCAAGAGAGCCATTTGGTAAATACTTAGTGGCAATGAATAAAATTACTAAAGATAGATATCTATCTACAGGTCCTGAGGTTTGTCAATCAGCTCAGTTATTCAATATTGAGGGAGATAAAATGGAATTGTTGTTAGATTTCCCAACAGTGGGAGAACCGCACTATGCAGCAGGTTGTCCGGCTGATTTGGTTCATCCAAATACAACTAAAATTTTCAAACTGGAAGAAAACAATCACCCTTACGTAACTAAGTCTGAGAAAGAAGCAAGAGTGGTTCGTGATGGTAATGATGTTCATATCTATATGACCATGATTCGTTCTCACTTTGCACCTGATAATATCGAAGGTGTAAGAGTAGGTGATAGAGTATTCTTCCACATTACTAACCTGGAGCAAGATTATGATGTGCCTCATGGATTCTCAATGATCGGAGCAAACACTTCTGAGTTATTGATTATGCCAGGTAGAACTGAAACGTCAATGTGGTATCCAAAAGAAGTTGGAGTATGGCCATTCTATTGTACAGATTTCTGTTCAGCACTTCACCAGGAAATGCAGGGGTACGTAAGAGTATCTCCAAAAGGGTCAAATACACCATTGACTTATACATTGGATGATGATCCATTAGACATGTAA
- a CDS encoding cytochrome c: protein MKLKAFLFVGLIGVMASCGGESNAPATESKPAAAPAQEEAVVETSADVDPMENVGIGPIDELEFDEEIDEALAASGKEVFEAKCTACHKTNKRYIGPSPQGIYERRNPAWVMNMILNPDEMVAEDPIAKALLAEYASPMANQNLTEDEARAVVEYFRTIE, encoded by the coding sequence ATGAAATTGAAAGCATTTTTATTTGTAGGATTAATTGGAGTAATGGCTTCATGTGGTGGAGAATCAAATGCTCCTGCTACTGAATCTAAGCCTGCGGCTGCACCTGCTCAAGAGGAAGCAGTAGTTGAAACTTCTGCGGATGTTGATCCTATGGAAAACGTTGGAATAGGACCAATTGATGAATTAGAATTTGATGAAGAAATTGACGAAGCGTTAGCTGCAAGTGGAAAAGAAGTTTTTGAAGCAAAATGTACAGCTTGTCATAAAACCAATAAAAGATATATTGGGCCATCTCCACAAGGAATTTATGAGAGACGTAATCCGGCTTGGGTAATGAATATGATTCTAAACCCAGATGAGATGGTTGCGGAAGATCCGATCGCAAAAGCTTTATTGGCTGAATATGCTTCGCCAATGGCAAACCAAAATTTAACTGAAGATGAAGCTCGTGCAGTAGTGGAGTATTTCAGAACGATTGAGTAG
- a CDS encoding nitrous oxide reductase accessory protein NosL, whose product MRNIFSWVSIFLFMFLTSCSVEPEQINYGNDQCDFCKMGVVDKSHSAQYVTQKGKQFKFDAVECMIRKISDPAVKESELAYILVADYSNPGNMADAKTATFLVSKAIKSPMGAYLSAFSDNAVAVKTQEEVGGKVYNWEEIKKYIAK is encoded by the coding sequence ATGCGCAATATATTTTCGTGGGTATCGATATTTCTATTCATGTTTTTAACCTCTTGTTCTGTTGAACCTGAACAGATTAATTATGGAAATGATCAATGTGATTTCTGTAAAATGGGAGTAGTGGATAAATCACATTCGGCCCAATATGTGACTCAAAAAGGTAAACAATTCAAGTTTGATGCAGTAGAATGTATGATTCGTAAGATTTCTGATCCGGCAGTCAAAGAATCTGAATTGGCATATATTCTGGTGGCTGATTATAGCAACCCGGGAAATATGGCTGATGCAAAAACTGCAACATTTTTGGTGAGTAAGGCAATAAAGAGCCCAATGGGTGCATATTTATCTGCTTTTTCTGATAATGCGGTTGCAGTTAAAACCCAGGAAGAAGTAGGTGGAAAGGTTTACAACTGGGAAGAAATCAAAAAATATATAGCAAAATAA
- the nosD gene encoding nitrous oxide reductase family maturation protein NosD, with protein MKRAFIFLVFTCFYFGSYAKQIEVCPTCEVTTIAAGIAMAQKGDEVLIKEGTYKEHDLEVMTSIKLVGEGNPVIDGEQLGTILRVQTDSFSVEGISFINVGHSYTKDYAAILVVRSNHFRIAHNYLENVFFGILVEKSHYGVIEHNEVVGTKKSEANSGNGIHIWHSSDLKIRENKLHGMRDGLYFEFVDNAEIYNNLSFENIRYGLHFMFSNNDEYYNNRFTRNGAGVAVMFSKFIVMHHNRFEYNWGTASYGLLLKEIYDAEIYENIFEQNTIGINGEGSTRINYTNNQFLRNGWAVKITGACYDNIFLENDFSHNAFDLAFDGHLNGSKFDHNYWSDYTGYDLDKNGIGDVPYRPVKLFSYIVNRTPETIILLRSLFVDMINFSEKVSPVFTPDNLLDNHPLMVRPEVILE; from the coding sequence ATGAAAAGGGCTTTTATATTTCTGGTGTTTACATGTTTCTATTTTGGGAGTTATGCCAAACAAATAGAAGTATGCCCGACATGTGAGGTAACAACCATTGCAGCTGGAATTGCAATGGCACAAAAAGGAGACGAAGTTCTCATTAAAGAAGGAACATATAAAGAACATGACCTGGAAGTCATGACTTCAATAAAATTAGTGGGGGAGGGCAACCCGGTAATTGATGGAGAACAACTCGGAACCATTTTAAGAGTTCAAACAGATAGTTTTTCCGTGGAGGGAATAAGCTTTATCAACGTAGGACATAGTTACACTAAAGATTATGCGGCTATTCTTGTAGTGAGGTCTAATCATTTTAGAATCGCACATAATTACCTTGAAAATGTGTTTTTTGGAATCCTCGTGGAGAAATCACATTATGGTGTGATCGAACATAATGAGGTAGTAGGAACCAAAAAGAGCGAAGCTAATTCAGGAAACGGAATTCATATCTGGCATTCATCAGATTTAAAAATCAGGGAGAATAAGTTGCATGGAATGCGTGATGGATTGTACTTCGAATTTGTTGACAATGCTGAGATTTATAATAATCTGAGCTTTGAAAATATCAGATATGGATTGCATTTTATGTTTTCCAACAATGATGAATATTACAATAATAGATTTACCAGAAATGGTGCAGGAGTGGCGGTTATGTTTTCCAAGTTTATTGTAATGCATCATAACCGATTTGAATACAATTGGGGGACTGCATCTTATGGGTTATTGCTGAAAGAAATTTATGATGCGGAGATTTACGAGAACATTTTTGAACAGAATACCATTGGAATCAATGGAGAAGGTTCAACAAGAATTAATTACACGAATAATCAGTTTTTAAGAAATGGTTGGGCTGTAAAGATTACAGGGGCATGTTATGATAATATTTTTCTGGAAAATGATTTCTCACACAATGCATTTGATTTAGCATTTGATGGGCATTTGAATGGAAGTAAGTTTGATCATAATTATTGGAGTGATTATACCGGGTACGATTTAGACAAAAATGGGATTGGAGATGTGCCTTACAGACCTGTAAAACTATTTTCGTATATCGTGAATCGCACACCGGAAACCATTATATTATTAAGAAGTCTGTTTGTTGATATGATCAACTTCTCAGAAAAAGTTTCACCGGTATTTACACCAGACAATCTATTAGATAATCACCCATTGATGGTACGTCCTGAGGTGATTTTAGAATAA
- a CDS encoding ABC transporter ATP-binding protein, translating into MIEVQQLHKTFGKLTVLDGLDLKIKEGGVFAVLGPNGSGKTTLIKCILGMVIPQKGDIIFDHENIIGKSDYRNKINYMPQIANFPANLTVIELIQMVKNLRPKEANEQNLISLFGIEPFLNKKLGNLSGGTKQKVNIILAFMFESDLIILDEPTTGLDPIALIHLKELIEKAKNQGKTILITTHIMSLVDEIADEIVFLLDGKIYFKGSVQELKTETDEKDLEHAIANLLTKKNV; encoded by the coding sequence ATGATAGAAGTTCAACAGTTGCACAAAACATTTGGGAAACTTACCGTGCTCGATGGTTTGGATTTGAAGATTAAAGAAGGAGGCGTTTTTGCTGTGCTCGGGCCAAATGGTTCTGGGAAAACCACTTTAATTAAATGTATTTTGGGGATGGTCATTCCTCAAAAAGGAGATATCATTTTTGATCATGAAAATATCATAGGTAAATCTGATTATCGAAACAAGATTAACTATATGCCTCAGATTGCGAATTTTCCCGCAAACCTGACGGTGATTGAGCTTATTCAAATGGTCAAGAACTTAAGACCTAAAGAAGCGAATGAGCAGAATCTGATTTCATTGTTTGGAATTGAACCTTTCCTAAACAAGAAGCTTGGAAATTTATCCGGAGGTACAAAACAAAAAGTGAATATCATTTTGGCTTTTATGTTTGAAAGTGACCTGATTATTCTGGATGAGCCCACAACAGGTTTAGATCCGATCGCTCTGATTCATTTGAAAGAGTTGATCGAGAAAGCTAAAAATCAGGGGAAGACGATTTTGATTACCACGCATATAATGAGCTTGGTGGATGAAATTGCAGACGAGATTGTATTCTTACTTGATGGTAAAATTTATTTTAAAGGTAGTGTGCAGGAATTGAAGACCGAAACTGATGAGAAGGATCTGGAGCACGCTATTGCTAACTTATTAACGAAGAAAAATGTTTAA